One genomic segment of Drosophila melanogaster chromosome 3L includes these proteins:
- the CG43169 gene encoding uncharacterized protein, with amino-acid sequence MFKELVLWMHHLAHDFCLARPMPPIPRHGCRVPVKNGFFANLIFFVAIVTPLYFCLLKDVIAMITKPKKR; translated from the exons atgttcaAGGAGCTAGTATTGTGGATGCATCATTTGGCCCACGACTTTTGCTTGGCTCGCCCAATGCCACCGATACCTCGACAT GGCTGTCGTGTGCCAGTGAAGAATGGATTTTTCGccaatttgattttctttgtGGCCATTGTGACGCCGTTGTACTTTTGCCTGTTGAAGGACGTGATCGCCATGATAACCAAGCCCAAGAAGCGTTAA
- the Mcm7 gene encoding minichromosome maintenance 7 produces the protein MARRDYAQDRESIKTFLSEFCKCDDDGKKEFVYGSQLVKLAHREQVLITIDLDDLAEFNESLAEAVVDNCRRYTSIFSDVIAELLPSYKQQEVHAKDALDVYIEHRLMMESRTRNPMEQRDERNSFPSELMKRFEVGFKPLSTEKAHSIREVKAQHIGKLVTVRGIVTRCTEVKPMMVVATYTCDRCGSETYQPVNSLSFTPVHDCPSDDCRVNKAGGRLYLQTRGSKFVKFQEVKMQEHSDQVPVGHIPRSMTIMCRGEVTRMAQPGDHIVVSGVFLPLMRTGFAQMIQGLLSETFLQAHRIICINKNDEISDKDAELTPEELEELAQDDFYERLATSLAPEIYGHLDVKKALLLLLVGGVDKRPDGMKIRGNINICLMGDPGVAKSQLLGYISRLAVRSQYTTGRGSSGVGLTAAVMKDPLTGEMTLEGGALVLADQGVCCIDEFDKMADQDRTAIHEVMEQQTISIAKAGIMTTLNARVSILAAANPAFGRYNPRRTVEQNIQLPAALLSRFDLLWLIQDKPDRDNDLRLAKHITYVHSHSKQPPTRVKALDMNLMRRYINLCKRKNPTIPDELTDYIVGAYVELRREARNQKDMTFTSARNLLGILRLSTALARLRLSDSVEKDDVAEALRLLEMSKDSLNQIHEHQKGHVPNTSDRIFAIVRELAGSGKAVKISDIMDRCTTKGFKPDQVDKCIDDYEELNVWQVNMGRTKITFM, from the exons ATGGCTCGACGAGATTATGCCCAAGACCGAG AATCTATCAAGACCTTCCTTTCGGAATTCTGCAAGTGCGACGATGATGGCAAAAAGGAGTTCGTCTACGGATCTCAGCTGGTGAAGTTGGCCCATCGAGAGCAAGTTCTGATCACCATCGATCTGGATGATCTGGCGGAATTCAATGAAAGTCTCGCGGAGGCGGTGGTCGACAATTGTCGGCGATACACGTCCATATTCAGCGATGTAATTGCTGAACTCCTGCCCAGCTACAAACAGCAGGAGGTACACGCCAAGGATGCTCTGGATGTGTACATTGAGCACCGCCTGATGATGGAGTCCCGCACCAGGAATCCCATGGAACAGCGCGATGAGCGGAACTCTTTCCCCTCGGAGCTGATGAAGCGATT CGAGGTGGGCTTCAAACCACTGTCCACAGAGAAGGCGCACTCTATTCGCGAGGTTAAGGCCCAGCACATTGGTAAACTGGTCACCGTTCGCGGCATTGTTACACGCTGCACGGAGGTTAAGCCCATGATGGTGGTTGCCACCTACACATGCGATCGCTGTGGCTCGGAGACGTATCAGCCAGTTAACTCGCTATCCTTCACGCCCGTGCACGATTGCCCGTCGGATGATTGCCGAGTGAACAAAGCGGGAGGTCGTCTGTATCTGCAGACCCGCGGCTCCAAGTTCGTCAAGTTCCAGGAGGTCAAAATGCAGGAGCACAGCGACCAGGTGCCCGTGGGCCACATTCCGCGCAGCATGACCATCATGTGCAGGGGTGAGGTCACTCGAATGGCCCAGCCTGGGGATCACATTGTGGTCTCTGGAGTGTTCTTGCCACTAATGCGCACAGGTTTCGCTCAGATGATTCAGGGTTTGCTCTCGGAGACATTCCTTCAAGCTCAC CGCATCATCTGTATCAACAAGAACGACGAGATTTCGGACAAGGATGCCGAGCTGACTCCAGAAGAGCTGGAGGAATTGGCCCAGGATGACTTCTACGAGCGCTTGGCCACCAGCTTGGCACCCGAAATCTATGGCCATTTGGATGTTAAGAAAGCGCTGCTCTTGCTGTTGGTCGGAGGAGTTGACAAGCGGCCCGATGGCATGAAGATTCGTGGCAACATTAACATCTGCCTGATGGGAGATCCCGGTGTGGCCAAGTCGCAGCTGCTGGGCTACATTAGCCGATTGGCCGTGCGATCGCAGTACACCACAGGGCGAGGTTCTTCGGGGGTGGGTCTTACCGCTGCGGTCATGAAGGACCCTCTCACAGGCGAGATGACATTGGAAGGAGGAGCTCTTGTGCTGGCTGATCAGGGAGTCTGCTGCATTGATGAGTTCGACAAGATGGCGGATCAGGATCGTACAGCCATTCACGAGGTGATGGAACAGCAGACCATTTCGATAGCCAAAGCAGGCATCATGACGACCCTAAACGCTCGCGTTTCCATCCTGGCCGCTGCTAATCCCGCTTTTGGACGCTACAATCCTCGTCGTACCGTGGAGCAGAACATTCAGCTTCCCGCAGCCCTGCTCTCACGTTTCGATCTGCTGTGGCTCATCCAGGATAAACCGGATCGCGATAATGATTTGCGCTTGGCCAAGCACATAACCTATGTGCATAGCCACAGCAAACAGCCACCCACTCGAGTAAAGGCTCTGGACATGAATCTTATGCGGCGCTACATTAACCTGTGCAAGCGCAAGAATCCAACTATTCCGGATGAGCTCACCGACTACATTGTGGGAGCTTATGTGGAGTTGCGTCGGGAGGCGCGCAACCAGAAGGACATGACCTTCACCTCGGCACGTAACTTGTTGGGAATCCTGCGGTTGTCCACCGCTTTGGCTAGGTTGCGTCTTTCCGATAGCGTGGAGAAAGATGATGTGGCTGAAGCACTGCGTCTGCTGGAGATGTCTAAGGACTCGCTCAACCAAATCCACGAGCACCAGAAGGGACA CGTACCCAACACTTCGGATCGAATCTTTGCCATCGTTCGTGAACTGGCTGGCTCTGGAAAGGCAGTCAAAATCTCCGACATCATGGACCGCTGCACAACCAAAGGATTCAAGCCCGACCAGGTGGACAAATGCATCGATGATTACGAGGAGCTCAATGTCTGGCAGGTCAACATGGGACGCACGAAGATCACATTCATGTAG